DNA sequence from the Terriglobia bacterium genome:
GTTCTCCCGCGACGGGCACGCAGGTGACGGGGATTCGGGCCGAGCATGGAGGGAGATCATACGACAGCCCTAGCGGCGTCGCCGGGTCGTCGGGATGCGATCGGTTGATTCCGGCGGCGGTCGGTGCGAGAATGCCCCACCATCGAAGTACGTCCATCCCTGCACTCCAGCTTTTCGCAAGGAGGTTCGGCATGTCGGAGCGCTTGAACCACGACGTCCTCATCCTGGGGGCGGGCCTCGCCGGGCTCCGGGCGGCCGTGGAGATCTCCCGCCGCCTCGACGGCAAGGTGGACATCGGCATCGTCTCCAAGGTCCAGCTCATGAGGGCCCACTCGGTGTGCGCGGAGGGCGGGACCGCCGCGGTCTTGAGGACCGACGAGGGGGACTCCCTCGACCTGCACGCGTGGGACACGGTGAAGGGGTCGGATTTCCTCGCGGACCAGGACGTCGTGAGGAGATTCGTGAACGCGGTGCCCGGCGAGATCCACCAGCTCGACCACTGGGGGATCCCCTGGACGCGCGACGCGACCGGGCGGATCGAGCAGCGGCCGTTCGGCGGCCACTCGTTCCCGCGGGCCACGCTCGCGGCGGACAAGACCGGCTTCTTCGAGATGCAGACCCTCTACGACACGCTGCTCCGGCACAAGTGCTACACCCGCTACGACGAGTTCTTCGTCACCGACATCCTGGTGGAGGACGGCCGGTTCTCGGCGCTCCTCGGGATCCACGCGCCGAGCGGCGAGCGGGTGGTCCTGCAGGGCAAGGCGCTGCTGATCGCCACCGGCGGCGGCGGCACCCTCTACGGGTTCACGACCTACTCGCAGACCGTCACGGGGGACGGGATGGCGATGGCGTTCCGGGCCGGCCTGCCCCTCGAGGACATGGAGTTCCTGCAGTTCCACCCCACGGGTCTCGTGCCGTCGGGGATCCTCATGACCGAGGCGTGCCGCGGCGAGGGGGGATACCTCAAGAACAACCGGGGCGAGCGCTTCATGGAGCGCTACGCCTCGTCGAAGATGGAGCTGGCTCCCCGGGACATGGTCTCGCGGGCGGAGACGACGGAGATCCTCGAGGGTCGAGGCTTCGACGGGTCCGACGGGCTCGGCTACCTGCACCTCGATCTCACCCACCTGGGCGCGGAGCGGATCAACACGCGCCTGCCGCTGATCCGCGAGGTCTGCATCAAGTTCCTGGATCTCGATCCGATCTCGACGCCGATCCCGATCCGACCCGTCGCGCACTACTCCATGGGCGGCATCGAGACCGACATCGACGGCGCCACGCGCATCCCCGGGATCTGGGCGGCGGGCGAGGCGGCCGCCGTCTCGCTCCACGGAGCGAACCGACTGGGCTCGAACTCCACCGCGGAGTGCCTGGTGTGGGGCGGGATCACGGGCGAGAACATCTCCGCCGCCCTGAAGCGCCTTCCGGTGCCTCCCCCTCCGCGCGACGCGAGGATCAAGGCGGCGGACGCGTACCTCGACGGTTGGCTGAAGCGCGAGGGGAAGGAGAACCTGTACGACCTGCGCCGCGAGCTCAGGGCGGTCATGGACCGCGACGTCGGGGTCTACCGGAACGGCAAGGGGCTCAAGGACGCGCTCGGGGTCATCCGCGGGATCCGCGAGCGGTCGCGGCGCGCCGCGGTCGTGGACAAAGGGAAGCTCTACAACACGAATCTGTTCCACGCCGTCGAGCTGGACAATCTCGTCGACCTCGCCGAGATTACCGTGGCGGGGGCGATCGCTCGGGAGGAGTCGAGAGGCGCCCACGCGCGGCGCGACTTCACGACCCGGGACGACGACAAGTGGCTGAGGCACACCCTGGCCTGGGCGGACGAGAAGGGACCGCGCTTCGATTACAAGCCGGTCACGATCGACAGCTGGAAGCCCGTCGAGCGGAAGTACTGATTCGGAGCCGGAGGACGCCATGCCGAGAGTCCAAGGTCATCCTAACCGCCTGGGGATCCTGGGATGGGTCGGGGGAGGCCGCTGGGGTTTGGAGCGGTACCTGTACACCGTTCACCGGGTCACCGGGCTCGGCCTGCTGCTCTATTTCCTGATGCACATCCTCGTCACGACCTCCCGGGCCTTCGGCCCCGAGGCGTGGTCGAAAGCGATGGGCTCGGTGACCGGACCGCTGTTCACCTTCGGCGAGTACCTCGTGTTCGCCGCGTTCGCGTTTCACGCGGTGAACGGGATCCGGCTCGTGATCGTGGAGCTGGGTTGGGGCGTGGGGAAGCCGATCGAGCCGGTCTACCCGTACCGGACCTCGGTGGACGCGCAGCGTTTCCTGGCGATCGGGGCCCTCATGGTCGCGGGCATCATCGCGATCCTGGGCGCCGTCGATCTTTTCCTGGGCTAGGGGGCCGGCGATGATGAGAGATCAGAAACTCTGGACCTGGCACGTGGCGGCCGGCCTCGTGATTCTCGCGTTCCTCGGCCTGCACATGATGATCATGCACCTGGACGAGATCGTGAAGATCGGCCCCTTGAATCCGGCGGGTGGGCACCCCGTGGACTGGAAGAACGTGGTCGCCCGCGGCAAAATGGGCTTCTTCGCGGTCACCTACGTCCTGCTCCTCGGCGCCGCGCTGTTCCACGGCCTCTACGGCCTGAGGAACATCCTGTTCGAGCTGAACCCGCGGCCGGGGCTCAAGACGACGCTTTCCGTGGTGCTGTTGATCGTGGGCTTCGGCCTTTTCGTCCTGGGGACCTGGGCGGCGATGGCCAGCTTCTCCCTGGCCCGGACGCTCTGAGGGGGCGGCGATGAACGATTTGAATGCGAAGACGATCCTCTACCGGGTCCGCCGGTTCGATCCGGGCCG
Encoded proteins:
- a CDS encoding succinate dehydrogenase/fumarate reductase flavoprotein subunit; this encodes MSERLNHDVLILGAGLAGLRAAVEISRRLDGKVDIGIVSKVQLMRAHSVCAEGGTAAVLRTDEGDSLDLHAWDTVKGSDFLADQDVVRRFVNAVPGEIHQLDHWGIPWTRDATGRIEQRPFGGHSFPRATLAADKTGFFEMQTLYDTLLRHKCYTRYDEFFVTDILVEDGRFSALLGIHAPSGERVVLQGKALLIATGGGGTLYGFTTYSQTVTGDGMAMAFRAGLPLEDMEFLQFHPTGLVPSGILMTEACRGEGGYLKNNRGERFMERYASSKMELAPRDMVSRAETTEILEGRGFDGSDGLGYLHLDLTHLGAERINTRLPLIREVCIKFLDLDPISTPIPIRPVAHYSMGGIETDIDGATRIPGIWAAGEAAAVSLHGANRLGSNSTAECLVWGGITGENISAALKRLPVPPPPRDARIKAADAYLDGWLKREGKENLYDLRRELRAVMDRDVGVYRNGKGLKDALGVIRGIRERSRRAAVVDKGKLYNTNLFHAVELDNLVDLAEITVAGAIAREESRGAHARRDFTTRDDDKWLRHTLAWADEKGPRFDYKPVTIDSWKPVERKY
- the sdhC gene encoding succinate dehydrogenase, cytochrome b556 subunit, with amino-acid sequence MPRVQGHPNRLGILGWVGGGRWGLERYLYTVHRVTGLGLLLYFLMHILVTTSRAFGPEAWSKAMGSVTGPLFTFGEYLVFAAFAFHAVNGIRLVIVELGWGVGKPIEPVYPYRTSVDAQRFLAIGALMVAGIIAILGAVDLFLG